From the Hydrogenothermus marinus genome, the window TTTGGTTGGTCTTACAAAACAAACTATTTACAAGCTGTATGTGCTATATTACATCAAGAAGGAGCTATTGCAGAAGTAGTTTCTGCTTTTGAGTATGAAAAAGCAAGAAAACTTGGAATAGAAGGTAAAGATATTATATTTAATGGTCCTCATAAACCTATAGAAATACTTGAAATAGCGGCAAAAGAAGGGGCAATGATAAATATAGATCATTTTGATGAAATATTAGATTTAGAAAAAGTAGCTGATAAACTTGGCAAACAGATAAAAGTAGCTATAAGACTTAATATGGATACAGGAATTCATCCTCAATGGAGTAGATTTGGATTTAATCTTGAAACAGGACAGGCAATGGATGCAGTAAAAAGAATTGCTGCTGGTGGAAAATTAATACTTAATGGTCTTCACTGTCATATAGGAACATTTATTATTGAACCTGAAGCTTATGCTAAAGAAGTTGAAAAAATGGTTAAATTTGCTTATGAAATAGAAAACAATTTTGGATTTAAAATTGAGTATCTTGATATAGGTGGTGGATTTCCATCTAAAAATAGATTAAAAGGTACATATTTATCTCCAGATGTTTTAATTCCTTCAATAGATGAGTACGCAGAAAAGATAACAGAAGCTCTTTATTCAAATCTTCGTCCAGGAGATTTTCCTAAGCTATTCATTGAATCTGGAAGAGCAATTATTGATGAAGCTGAGTACTTAATTACAACTATTTTTGCATCAAAGAGACTTCCAGATGGTAGAAAAGCTTATATAGCAGATGCAGGAGTTAATCTATTATTTACTGCATTTTGGTATAAATTTAATATTGAAATAGATAGAGAAGTATATGGTGCAAACGAACCAAGTGTAATATATGGTCCTTTATGTATGAATATTGATGTAATAGAGGAAGGAACATCTCTTCCGCCTCTTGAAAGAGGAACAAGACTTATATTCTCACCAGTTGGTGCTTATAACAATACCCAATGGATGCAGTTTATAGAATATAGGCCAAATATTGTTATGATTATGGAAGATGGAACTGTTGAAGTTGTAAGAGAAAAAGAAGATTTAACAGATATTGAAAATAGAGAAAGATTACCAGAGAAACTAAAAATTAAATGAAACAATATATTCTCTATCTGAAAGCTATACTAAATAGTTATTCTGAAATACTTTTCCTACAAGGATTTATAACTGGAGCTATAATTCTCCTTTCTACTTTTATAAATCCTTCTATTGGTATTGCAGGATTAATATCTGTTTTATCTGCTTATTTTATAGCTAGATTTTTAAATATGGGAAGGGAATTTCTTGAATCAGGATTTTATACATATAATGCTTTATTAGTTGGACTTTCTATAGGTTATTTATTTAAGATAACCCCTTTAACTATCTTTTTTACTATCATAGCAGGAATTTTAACCTTTATATTTTCAGTTATGCTTTATAAAATTTTTTCTTATTATTTAGCTTTACCAATTTTAAGTATACCTTTTGTTGTAATTAGCTCTATTTTATATCTTTCTGCATATTCATATTCCAATCTTTTTGTTGATTCTTTATATCCTCATTCTCATTTTGAATTTTTAGAAGATATATTTCCTTTATGGTTAAGTGGATATTTTAAATCTCTTGGCGCAATTTTATTTTTACCAGATGTATTTATTGGAATTATTTTTTCTATTTTACTATTTTTTAGCTCAAGAATACTTTTTTTATTATCTATTATTGGATATATTACAGGTAGCTTATCTCTATATTTCTTAACAGGTTCCTATTCTCAAGCTTTTTCAGATATTACTAATTTTAATTTTATCTTAATTGCTATGGCTTTAGGAGGAATATTTTTAATTCCTTCTATAAAATCTTATTTTATAGCTTTAATTGGAGTAATAACCTCTACGATAGTACTTTCTGCAACAAAAACTTTTTGGTCTTTTTATGGAATACCAATATTTACATTTCCATTTAATTTCACCACTTTATCTTTTATTTATGTTCTTGGTGCTTTAGGTTTTCCACTTTTAGCAAAGATTATAAGAAAAAATCCTGAAGAGACCTTAGACTACTACCTCACAACTCAAAAAAGATTTAGTGGTACTACAAGAGGTATATATCTTCCTTTTTCTGGTGAATGGACAGTTTGGCAAGGGTTTAACGATGAATGGACCCATAAAGGAAATTGGAAATATGCTTATGATTTTGTAATTACAGATGAAAATGGTAAAACCTATAAAGGAGATGGCCTTAATCTTACAGACTATTATGCATTTAAAAAACCTGTTTTATCACCAGTTAGAGGAAGAGTAGTAAAAGTAGTTTCAAATTTACCAGATAATCCTATAGGAACAGTTGATAGAGAAAATAATTGGGGAAATTATATTGTAATTTATGATTTTAGAGGATTTTATGTAGAACTTTCTCATTTTGCTCAAAACTCAATAAAAGTTAAAGAAGGAGATTGGGTAGAAATTGGCAGTTTTTTAGGGCTTTGTGGAAATTCTGGATATTCACCTCAACCACATATACATATTCAAGTACAAGCTACAGAAGAAGTAGGTAGTTTAACATTACCATTTAGTTTTATAAGTTATATATCAGGTAAACAATTTTTTTCAAATAATCTTCCTAAGAAAAAAGAAAAGGTTAAGCCTGCTTATCCAGATATTTCTATAAAAAATAAACTTTCTTTTTATCTTGATAATCAGTTTATATACGAAATTTATAAAAATAATCAAAAAATAGATGAATTTTCTATGAAAGTTAAGATGGAAATAGATGGGACATTTTATTTTGAAACAGAAAAAGGAAAACTTTATTTTGGAAAAGATGAAAGCAGTTTTTATTTTTATAGTCTTAAAGGAGATGATAAATACTTAAAAATTATATTTAGAGCTATACCTAAAATTCCTTTAATTTCAGAAAAAGATATAAAATGGATAGATTTTATTCCTTTTGATATAGCTTTTAATAATCTTTTTAAAAACCTAATATTGTTTATAGCATCTTTTAATCATTCAATAGGATTAGTTAAGTATGAAGGAAAGATTATAGATTATGGAAAATTTGAAGGATTAATAAAAAATCCATTTTCAAAAAAAGAGTATAAATCTTATGTGATTTTAGATGAAAATTTAGGATTCAAAGAGATAAAAATTGATTCTATAAAATTTGTTTTAAAAAAGATAAATTATGGAGGTTAAAGTTATGAAAAAATTTCTTATAGGATTATTTATATTTGCACCTTTATCAACATCAATAGCAAGTAATATTGGTTATTTTAGTAGCGTAATTTACGGAACTCCTTTAATTTATAATAACTCTTCAGTTAAAGATAATGGTTATTTTACAGGAGTATATTTTTCTTATAAAACACTAAATTTATTAAATCTTTTTGAAACAGCTATAGACCATACATATATAAAATACAAAGATAATACTCATTTAAATCAGAATGATTTTACTTTTGCATATACAAACTATATGATTAGAGAAATTAAGTTAAAAGCTGGAGCCCATTATATATCTTCAGATGATAAAAATACCGATAAAGGATTTGTAATTTTTGGAGAAATAACAAAATATAGACTTTATCAATGGAATTATGGTTTAGAAATGTATTTTTCAAGATATAAAGATTATCCAACTATCAAAAATAAAGGTTTGAATGTTTATCAGATAAATCCAAAATTTGGCTTTTATCTTGGAAATTATTACAAAGGTGGTCGTTATTATATTCAGATTAAACCTTATTATATTCATTTATCTGAAGATTTAACTGGAGTTAATAAAAATTCCTTTTCTACAGAAGGACTTTTATCTTATTTTATTAAAAATTGGACAATTTCTTTAAAAGGTTATGTAGGTGATCAGGCTTTCCCAGTTAGAGATGGAGGTTTTACAGTTTATAATTTATCAGAAAAAAGAAAATATGGATTTGGTGGTTCTGTAAAATATATATTATCTCGTAATTTTAGTTTAACCTTATCTGCATTTAGAGATTATTTTAATGATATAGGTACAAATAAAACTGCTTCTACAACAACTGCTATACTTATACTTGGTGCATCTTTTTAACAGGAGAGAAAATTGGTAAAGAAAATAATATTAATTTTATTAGCAATATTTAATTTTTCCTTTGGCATGTCTTTTGAAGATATAAAAAAGGCATACCATCTTTCTTATCAATATGAAAAAATGCAAGATTATAAAGATGCAATAAAAGTTTTAATTCCTATATATAATAAATATCCTACAGGATATACAGTCAATCTTAGACTTGGTTGGCTTTATTATTTAAATAAAAATTATGCAAATTCTAAGTTCCATTATGAAAAGGCAATAAAAGCTTTACCTTATTCTATAGAAGCAAAACTTGGATATACATTGCCCCTTTTAGCTCAGGGAAAATTCTCAGATGTAGAAAAAGTGTGTTATTCAATAATAAGTAAAGATTATTATAACTATTATGCTAATTTAAGACTTTCTTATGTATTAAGAAAAGAAAAAAAGTTTGAAGATGCTCAAAAAATTGTGAATAAAATGCTCTTAGTATATCCAACAGATGTAAAATTTCTTACTGAGTTAGCATTAATAAAATATGCTTTAAAAGATTACAAAACTGCAAAAAAGATTTTTCAAGATATAATAATTTTAGATCCAGAAAATATATTAGCTAAAAATTATTTATATAAAATTATTGAGAGGGAAAAATAATGGAATATAGAAATTTAGGGAATACAGGTTTAAAGGTTTCTG encodes:
- a CDS encoding urea transporter gives rise to the protein MKQYILYLKAILNSYSEILFLQGFITGAIILLSTFINPSIGIAGLISVLSAYFIARFLNMGREFLESGFYTYNALLVGLSIGYLFKITPLTIFFTIIAGILTFIFSVMLYKIFSYYLALPILSIPFVVISSILYLSAYSYSNLFVDSLYPHSHFEFLEDIFPLWLSGYFKSLGAILFLPDVFIGIIFSILLFFSSRILFLLSIIGYITGSLSLYFLTGSYSQAFSDITNFNFILIAMALGGIFLIPSIKSYFIALIGVITSTIVLSATKTFWSFYGIPIFTFPFNFTTLSFIYVLGALGFPLLAKIIRKNPEETLDYYLTTQKRFSGTTRGIYLPFSGEWTVWQGFNDEWTHKGNWKYAYDFVITDENGKTYKGDGLNLTDYYAFKKPVLSPVRGRVVKVVSNLPDNPIGTVDRENNWGNYIVIYDFRGFYVELSHFAQNSIKVKEGDWVEIGSFLGLCGNSGYSPQPHIHIQVQATEEVGSLTLPFSFISYISGKQFFSNNLPKKKEKVKPAYPDISIKNKLSFYLDNQFIYEIYKNNQKIDEFSMKVKMEIDGTFYFETEKGKLYFGKDESSFYFYSLKGDDKYLKIIFRAIPKIPLISEKDIKWIDFIPFDIAFNNLFKNLILFIASFNHSIGLVKYEGKIIDYGKFEGLIKNPFSKKEYKSYVILDENLGFKEIKIDSIKFVLKKINYGG
- a CDS encoding tetratricopeptide repeat protein; its protein translation is MVKKIILILLAIFNFSFGMSFEDIKKAYHLSYQYEKMQDYKDAIKVLIPIYNKYPTGYTVNLRLGWLYYLNKNYANSKFHYEKAIKALPYSIEAKLGYTLPLLAQGKFSDVEKVCYSIISKDYYNYYANLRLSYVLRKEKKFEDAQKIVNKMLLVYPTDVKFLTELALIKYALKDYKTAKKIFQDIIILDPENILAKNYLYKIIEREK
- a CDS encoding alanine racemase, encoding MKKKYEKPVITKIETGFMNKFGSSPYYARKIRKDIDGITIDELVNKYGSPLFVISERKLRENYRKMYNAFASRYPNVQFGWSYKTNYLQAVCAILHQEGAIAEVVSAFEYEKARKLGIEGKDIIFNGPHKPIEILEIAAKEGAMINIDHFDEILDLEKVADKLGKQIKVAIRLNMDTGIHPQWSRFGFNLETGQAMDAVKRIAAGGKLILNGLHCHIGTFIIEPEAYAKEVEKMVKFAYEIENNFGFKIEYLDIGGGFPSKNRLKGTYLSPDVLIPSIDEYAEKITEALYSNLRPGDFPKLFIESGRAIIDEAEYLITTIFASKRLPDGRKAYIADAGVNLLFTAFWYKFNIEIDREVYGANEPSVIYGPLCMNIDVIEEGTSLPPLERGTRLIFSPVGAYNNTQWMQFIEYRPNIVMIMEDGTVEVVREKEDLTDIENRERLPEKLKIK